TTGATAGCCGAGTTCAACAGTTTTCTTGAACGCCTCTTCAGCTTCAGTCCATTTTTCAATTTTAAAAGCTGCTATTCCACCATAGAACCAGTAAACAGAATCCTGCAGCCCCATTGCTTCACCAAATACAGCTGCACCTAATAGACCAGCCATTGCTTCTTCATATTTACCTTCTTCATAAAGGGTTATTCCTTGATTTGCAAACATGCCACGATACATTCCGCAGTAATCATCAATTTGAGAACCGTACATTTGCTTAGGATCATTCTTTTTACAATCTTCAAAAGCTTTAAATCCTTTTTCCATAGCCGTTTCTGGATCAACTGCCTTCAAGGTTGCATCTCCAGAAAAGCCTGCGCAAATTGGAATTTCAACATAGATAAACCCAAGATACATCAATGTTTTAGGGTCATTTTTAGTATCAACATGCTCAGCTGACAAATCAATGTATCCTTTGGCTTCCAAAAGGTCTTTGGCTGCTTGCTCCCAATCGCCACCCATTTTTGCTTGCTCGTATGACTTATAAGCCATGGCTGCATTGGTAGTATTTGTTTTTTGTGATATTGCAAATACACTGCTCGCAATTGCAATAATGGTAAAAAGTTTTTTCATTTTGTTAGCTGTTCGTTCTTACTTCTATATATAATGGATGCACTATTCAGTACAATTCCATAAACCTTGTTTCAATAATTATGCCAGACAAAATTAATGATAAGTATGGCAAATAATCCTATTCCTCTTCGTTCTTTGTTGGATCTGGTTCAACCGGTGCTACGGCATCATCACCAATAACTGCTTCTTCTTCACGGTCACGGAACACTTTTGCAACTGCAGCAATTTGATCATCTCCTCTGAGGCTGATTAATTTAACGCCTTGAGTTGCACGGCCCATCACACGTAATGAGTCAACATGCATACGTATAGTAATTCCATTTCTGGTAATGATCATCAAATCATCATCATCAGTCACATCTTTGATTGAGATGAGTTTACCTGTTTTATCCGTTATTTTTACTGTTTTTACTCCTTTTCCGCCGCGGTTTGTAACACGATAATCTGCAACTGCCGAACGTTTTCCGTTTCCTTTTTCAGTTACAATCATCACTTGTGCTCCTTCCGTTTCAACCGCAATCATACCTATTACTTCATCGTGCTCATCAGCAAGTCGTATACCGCGCACACCTGAGGCGGTGCGGCCCATACAACGTACTTTTTGTTCATTGAATCGGATAGCTTTACCAGAACGGAGAGCCATCATGATTTCATTGTTTCCGTTGGTGAGCTTTGCCTCTAGCAAGGTGTCTCCGTCTTTTACATTGATGGCGTTGATACCATTTGCCCGTGGACGAGAATAAGCCTCAAGCTTTGTCTTTTTAATGGTACCTTTTTTAGTACACATGATGATATATTTGCCCGCAACATAGTCCGGATTTTTTATATCCTCTACGTTGATGAATGCTTTTATTGAATCATCCGGTTCTATGTTGATTAGATTTTGTAATGCACGGCCTTTCGTGTTTTTTGCTCCTTCAGGTACTTCAAATACACGCATCCAGAAACATTTTCCTTTCTCTGTGAAAATGAGTAACCAATTGTGGTTGGTTGCAACAAATAGGTGCTCAAGAAAATCTTTATCTCGCGTTGCAGATCCTTTTGATCCAACTCCGCCGCGTGATTGAACTCTGTATTCACTCAACGAAGTACGCTTGATATAACCTGCGTGAGAAATTGTGACAACTACCTGTTCATCAGGAATGAGGTCTTCAATTTTCATTTCGTTTGCCGAGTATTCAATTACCGATTTACGGGTATCACCATATTTTTCACGAACGTAAACAAGTTCATCTTTAATAATTTGCATACGGCGCGACTCGTTTGCTAAAATATCTTTCAAATCCGCAATGCGTGCAAGTAGTTCTTGATACTCTGCTCTTAATTTATCTTGTTCAAGCCCTGTGAGTTGACGCAGACGCATTTCAACAATAGCGCGAGATTGCAGATCACTTAACTTAAAGCGCTCCATTAATTTTTCACGCGCCTCGTCAGGTGATTTTGACGCTCTGATGATGGCAATTACTTCGTCAATATTATCTGAAGCAATGATCAATCCTTCTAAAATATGTGCACGCTCTTCAGCTTTTCTTAATTCAAATTTTGTGCGTCGCGTAACAACATCATGTCTATGCTCAACAAAATAGTGAATCATTTCTTTCAAGTTCAGCAGCATTGGACGCCCAGCAACCAGTGCAATGTTATTTACTGAAAATGAAGTTTGAAGCGCTGTGTATTTAAATAATTTATTCAATACTACATTTGGAATTGCGTCACGTCTTAATTCATACACAATACGCATTCCGTCCCGGTCTGATTCATCACGAATATCCGTGATGCCATCTATTTTTTTATCATTCACCAACTCAGCTGTCTTTTTAATCATTTCAGCTTTGTTGATCTGATAAGGAATTTCAGTCACGATAATTGCTTCTTTTCCATCCCGAATTTCTTCAGTTGTAGTTTTAGCGCGCAATACCACTTTACCACGTCCGGTTTCAAAAGCCTCTTTCACTCCCTCATACCCGTATATTATTCCTCCTGTTGGGAAATCAGGAGCTTTGATATATTGCATTAATTCTGCAATCTCGATATCACGTTTATCTATATAAGCGATGATACCGTCAACAACTTCAGTTAAATTATGTGGTGGCATATTGGTAGCCATCCCCACAGCAATACCGCTTGCACCATTCACCAACAGGTTAGGAATTTTAGTAGGCAGTACGGTAGGTTCTTGTAAAGAGTCGTCAAAATTTGGTGCAAAATCAACAGTTTCTTTGTCAAGATCCTCCAACATATCTTCTGCTATTTTTTGCAGACGAGACTCAGTATAACGCATGGCAGCAGGACTATCACCGTCAACAGACCCGAAATTTCCTTGTCCATCAACCAATGGATAACGCAATGACCAGGGCTGAGCCATACGCACCATGGTATCATATACTGAAGAATCTCCGTGAGGGTGATATTTACCAAGCACATCACCGACAATACGAGCAGATTTTTTATAAGGTCGGTTTGAAAAAACGCCAAGATCCTGCATACCGAAAAGAACTCGGCGGTGTACCGGTTTGAATCCATCTCTGACGTCTGGTAATGCACGAGAAACAATCACTGACATAGAGTAGTCAATGTATGCTGATCTCATTTCTTCATCCAGATTGATTTTTATAATTTTTTCTCCGTCTGCCATAATAGGTTTA
This genomic stretch from Crocinitomicaceae bacterium harbors:
- the gyrA gene encoding DNA gyrase subunit A, whose product is MADGEKIIKINLDEEMRSAYIDYSMSVIVSRALPDVRDGFKPVHRRVLFGMQDLGVFSNRPYKKSARIVGDVLGKYHPHGDSSVYDTMVRMAQPWSLRYPLVDGQGNFGSVDGDSPAAMRYTESRLQKIAEDMLEDLDKETVDFAPNFDDSLQEPTVLPTKIPNLLVNGASGIAVGMATNMPPHNLTEVVDGIIAYIDKRDIEIAELMQYIKAPDFPTGGIIYGYEGVKEAFETGRGKVVLRAKTTTEEIRDGKEAIIVTEIPYQINKAEMIKKTAELVNDKKIDGITDIRDESDRDGMRIVYELRRDAIPNVVLNKLFKYTALQTSFSVNNIALVAGRPMLLNLKEMIHYFVEHRHDVVTRRTKFELRKAEERAHILEGLIIASDNIDEVIAIIRASKSPDEAREKLMERFKLSDLQSRAIVEMRLRQLTGLEQDKLRAEYQELLARIADLKDILANESRRMQIIKDELVYVREKYGDTRKSVIEYSANEMKIEDLIPDEQVVVTISHAGYIKRTSLSEYRVQSRGGVGSKGSATRDKDFLEHLFVATNHNWLLIFTEKGKCFWMRVFEVPEGAKNTKGRALQNLINIEPDDSIKAFINVEDIKNPDYVAGKYIIMCTKKGTIKKTKLEAYSRPRANGINAINVKDGDTLLEAKLTNGNNEIMMALRSGKAIRFNEQKVRCMGRTASGVRGIRLADEHDEVIGMIAVETEGAQVMIVTEKGNGKRSAVADYRVTNRGGKGVKTVKITDKTGKLISIKDVTDDDDLMIITRNGITIRMHVDSLRVMGRATQGVKLISLRGDDQIAAVAKVFRDREEEAVIGDDAVAPVEPDPTKNEEE